The following proteins are encoded in a genomic region of Candidatus Edwardsbacteria bacterium:
- a CDS encoding BatA domain-containing protein, whose amino-acid sequence MNFISFQNPAALFFLPLAAMPLVIHLLWHNKAKVIPFPSIILLRSTHTKTWKRSRLQEWLLLLVRTIILLLLVLLMAGPSVKADLPSWMAPRETFLAMVIDNSASMSTIEGDSSLLSRVRSSALKTVSTLSPDSRVAVICGSQGNKILCGLADPAEAARQIRSIGQTDLGTDLAGAVLKADDLLFYAGRTGASTLIFSDLRKNCFGDNVSPLPALKSKTHLDLVLSGGEMNGKNLEWRSVRFYSLKKRLIIQGKTAPGLEHSLSLVKDGRTVHKTRIDPDSAGYFSAGLGWDGRGPSFLECSGDDMPLDDRYYLPSGNNDSIKVLLITEGSGILKQAFTALSGAGYQLKTESRPTPEAIAASDLIVAAGLAITDRKSNLLEAVKNGAGLLFIPPEKAGIDDYNRLLSSLSPGMRITGISEDPLPGALEFGSGDYFQDISARDLRHITVYKYWRMPARLPALLTIGRKFPGLVIIDQGSGKAGLWLFGTDPGMTDIGFHPAFLALLNQTCRGLIRSAGHGYLTGQFLSAADISEPTAPDGKKVLGLPDVQGRVKWLLEKAGFYSVLKNDLGQTLAVNIPPDESDLTILEDESLARIMGKNQWSRQLSPEKGPAGQRGLNNITLFLTGLFLMMELVLRSKLKIFLKKPLTT is encoded by the coding sequence ATGAATTTCATCTCCTTCCAAAATCCCGCCGCATTGTTCTTCCTGCCTCTGGCCGCCATGCCGCTGGTGATCCATCTGCTTTGGCACAATAAGGCCAAAGTGATCCCCTTTCCCAGCATCATTCTTTTGAGATCCACTCATACCAAAACCTGGAAAAGAAGCCGGCTCCAAGAATGGCTGCTGCTGCTGGTCCGAACCATCATCCTGCTGTTGCTGGTCCTTTTGATGGCGGGACCGTCGGTGAAGGCCGACCTGCCGTCATGGATGGCGCCCCGGGAGACGTTCCTGGCGATGGTCATCGACAATTCGGCCAGCATGTCGACCATCGAAGGCGACAGCAGTTTATTGTCACGGGTCCGATCCTCGGCCCTCAAGACGGTCTCCACCCTGAGCCCGGACAGCCGGGTGGCGGTTATCTGCGGCTCGCAGGGGAATAAAATATTATGCGGCCTGGCGGATCCGGCCGAAGCGGCCAGGCAGATAAGATCCATCGGGCAGACCGATCTGGGGACCGATCTGGCCGGGGCTGTTCTAAAGGCCGACGACCTTCTGTTCTATGCCGGAAGGACCGGGGCATCAACATTGATTTTTTCCGACCTTCGGAAAAATTGTTTCGGCGATAATGTTTCGCCTCTTCCGGCCCTTAAATCAAAGACCCATCTGGACCTGGTGTTGTCAGGCGGGGAAATGAACGGCAAAAACCTGGAATGGCGCAGCGTGAGGTTCTATTCCCTCAAAAAGAGACTGATCATCCAAGGAAAAACAGCTCCGGGCCTGGAGCATAGCCTGAGCCTGGTCAAGGATGGCCGGACCGTCCATAAAACCCGGATCGACCCCGATTCCGCCGGATATTTCTCGGCCGGCCTGGGCTGGGACGGCCGGGGGCCAAGCTTTCTGGAGTGCTCGGGTGATGATATGCCGCTGGATGACAGATACTATCTTCCCTCCGGCAACAACGACAGCATCAAGGTCCTGCTGATAACCGAGGGCAGCGGCATTTTGAAACAGGCCTTTACGGCTTTGTCAGGTGCCGGGTATCAATTGAAAACAGAAAGCCGGCCCACTCCCGAGGCCATCGCTGCTTCGGATCTGATCGTCGCTGCGGGACTAGCAATAACGGACAGGAAAAGCAATCTTTTAGAAGCAGTGAAGAACGGAGCAGGCCTTTTGTTCATTCCGCCGGAAAAGGCCGGCATCGATGATTACAATCGTCTTTTATCAAGCCTGTCCCCGGGGATGCGGATAACCGGAATATCGGAGGATCCCCTGCCGGGGGCCCTGGAGTTTGGCTCGGGGGATTATTTTCAGGACATCAGTGCCAGGGACCTTAGGCACATCACGGTATACAAATATTGGCGGATGCCGGCCAGGCTTCCGGCCCTGCTTACCATCGGACGTAAGTTCCCGGGCTTGGTGATCATCGATCAGGGGTCGGGCAAAGCCGGCCTGTGGCTGTTCGGGACCGATCCCGGGATGACCGACATCGGTTTCCACCCGGCCTTTTTGGCCCTGTTGAACCAGACCTGCCGGGGGCTGATAAGATCTGCCGGCCACGGCTATCTCACCGGCCAGTTTTTGTCCGCCGCCGACATATCGGAACCGACCGCCCCGGACGGCAAAAAGGTTCTCGGCCTTCCGGACGTCCAGGGAAGGGTCAAATGGCTGCTGGAGAAAGCCGGGTTTTATTCGGTGCTAAAAAATGATTTAGGCCAAACCCTGGCGGTGAACATCCCCCCTGATGAATCCGACCTTACCATCCTTGAGGATGAAAGCTTAGCCAGGATCATGGGAAAAAACCAATGGAGCCGTCAGCTATCCCCCGAAAAGGGGCCGGCCGGCCAAAGGGGATTGAACAACATCACATTGTTCCTGACCGGGCTTTTCCTGATGATGGAACTGGTGTTAAGAAGCAAACTTAAAATATTTCTTAAAAAGCCATTGACAACATAG
- the thiD gene encoding bifunctional hydroxymethylpyrimidine kinase/phosphomethylpyrimidine kinase, which yields MKVALTIAGSDSGSGAGIQADLKTFAAFGVYGINVITALTAQNTQGVFGVAEQEPKFIAKQLFVLMKDIGCQAAKTGMLYNSQIIEQVSHEIKKYKISPLVVDPVMVAKGGHLLLKAEAEEALVACLLPLANLLTPNIDEAQKLSRMKKIENLEQMKEAALKISMLGPRAVLIKGGHLPGRATDLYFDGRIFKTYESERIDTSNTHGTGCTYSAAITACLARGLKMEPAIDEAKKYVTGCIKNSVGIGHGFGPLDHFWSGKIREC from the coding sequence ATGAAAGTGGCTCTGACCATCGCCGGCTCCGACTCCGGCAGCGGGGCCGGCATCCAGGCCGACCTCAAGACCTTCGCCGCCTTCGGGGTCTACGGCATCAACGTCATCACCGCCCTGACCGCCCAGAACACCCAGGGGGTGTTCGGAGTGGCCGAGCAGGAGCCGAAGTTCATCGCCAAGCAATTGTTCGTGCTGATGAAGGACATCGGCTGCCAGGCGGCCAAGACCGGGATGCTCTACAACAGCCAGATAATCGAGCAGGTGTCGCATGAGATCAAGAAATACAAGATATCGCCGCTGGTGGTGGACCCGGTGATGGTGGCCAAGGGCGGCCACCTCCTGCTTAAGGCCGAGGCCGAGGAGGCCCTGGTGGCCTGCCTGCTTCCGCTTGCCAACCTGCTGACGCCCAACATCGACGAAGCCCAAAAGCTGTCGAGGATGAAGAAGATCGAAAATCTGGAACAGATGAAGGAGGCGGCCCTGAAGATCTCGATGCTGGGCCCCAGGGCCGTTCTGATCAAGGGCGGGCACCTGCCGGGACGGGCCACCGACCTGTACTTCGACGGCCGGATTTTTAAAACCTACGAGAGCGAAAGGATCGACACCTCCAACACCCACGGCACCGGCTGCACCTATTCGGCGGCCATCACCGCCTGCCTGGCCCGCGGGCTGAAGATGGAGCCGGCCATCGACGAAGCCAAAAAGTATGTCACCGGCTGCATCAAGAATTCGGTCGGCATCGGCCACGGCTTCGGCCCGCTGGACCACTTCTGGAGCGGAAAGATCCGGGAATGCTGA
- a CDS encoding histidinol-phosphatase HisJ family protein, which produces MNPEILKYQIGAIDTHLHSRHSCDSKMEPAAACRRAMELGLKALVFTEHVDFDPSDQGYGVYNDKAVESSLADCRVLSGKHLKIYKGVEITYQPQYRDQIEKFINSHKFDFVMGSVHMVGLDDVSWPELAQKYFGRMEEEQAYGAYFQEVLKLVDSRLFDCLGHLDLCKKYGFKHYGAMSWQKYQRPIKKILERAVQRDLMVEINTSGLRHDPQETYPGLPAVMEYLKMGGTRLTLGSDAHQAEHIAHGFTDILTKIPELKGLNKK; this is translated from the coding sequence ATGAATCCTGAAATATTAAAATATCAGATAGGCGCCATAGACACCCACCTGCACAGCAGGCATTCCTGCGACTCCAAAATGGAGCCGGCCGCGGCCTGCCGGCGGGCCATGGAGCTGGGCCTCAAGGCGCTGGTCTTCACCGAGCATGTGGATTTCGATCCCTCCGACCAGGGCTATGGGGTTTACAACGACAAGGCCGTCGAGTCCAGCCTGGCCGACTGCCGGGTGCTGTCCGGGAAGCACCTCAAGATCTACAAGGGGGTGGAGATCACCTACCAGCCGCAGTACCGCGACCAGATCGAAAAATTCATCAACTCCCACAAGTTCGATTTCGTGATGGGCTCGGTGCACATGGTGGGGTTGGACGATGTCTCCTGGCCGGAGCTGGCCCAAAAATACTTCGGGCGGATGGAGGAGGAGCAGGCCTACGGGGCGTATTTCCAGGAGGTGCTGAAGCTGGTGGACAGCCGGCTGTTCGACTGCCTGGGGCACCTGGACCTGTGTAAGAAATACGGCTTCAAGCATTATGGCGCCATGTCCTGGCAGAAATATCAGCGGCCCATCAAAAAGATCCTGGAGCGGGCGGTGCAGCGCGACCTGATGGTGGAGATCAACACCTCGGGCCTGCGGCACGACCCCCAGGAAACCTACCCCGGACTGCCGGCAGTGATGGAGTATCTCAAGATGGGCGGCACCCGCCTTACCCTGGGCAGCGACGCCCACCAGGCGGAGCATATCGCCCACGGCTTCACTGATATCTTAACTAAAATTCCCGAACTGAAAGGGCTCAACAAGAAATGA
- a CDS encoding DUF1189 domain-containing protein: protein MQLFGELINSVSNFKAYGFFRQQRFLRTLGYLLFLCLVFGSISFIRPWKTFNVDADDLAAWLTGQAPDFALAKGMFSTSPETTAVYRKEGDLILVLGAKSNFNDSLLAGFPRGILLYADRVVISGGEGQKRELFFKDYGDLKVDKKEILAALSNRGMLGFFMAAFWMIIYLSGKLLSALFIAGLGMNFKAILRMNLPFGDVYKLSLRALSLGIILDALLSLSGIDFPYFFILYYLMAASYLWLGMKAVSDEDMTAAGLKV, encoded by the coding sequence ATGCAACTATTCGGGGAGCTGATCAACAGCGTTTCAAATTTCAAGGCCTACGGATTTTTCCGCCAGCAGAGATTTTTACGGACCCTGGGCTATCTGCTTTTTTTATGTCTGGTGTTCGGGTCCATCAGCTTCATCCGGCCCTGGAAGACCTTCAATGTCGACGCCGACGATCTGGCCGCCTGGCTGACCGGCCAGGCCCCGGATTTCGCCCTGGCCAAGGGGATGTTTTCCACCAGTCCGGAGACCACCGCGGTCTATCGCAAGGAGGGGGATCTCATTCTGGTACTGGGCGCCAAAAGCAATTTCAACGACAGCCTGCTGGCCGGATTCCCCCGGGGCATCCTGCTGTATGCCGACCGGGTGGTGATCAGCGGGGGCGAGGGACAGAAGCGGGAGCTTTTCTTCAAGGATTACGGCGACCTGAAAGTGGACAAGAAGGAGATCCTGGCCGCCCTGTCGAACCGGGGGATGCTGGGCTTTTTCATGGCGGCCTTCTGGATGATCATCTACCTGTCCGGGAAACTGCTCAGCGCGCTGTTCATTGCCGGACTGGGCATGAACTTCAAGGCCATCCTGCGGATGAACCTGCCCTTCGGCGATGTTTACAAGCTGTCCCTCCGGGCGCTGTCGCTGGGGATCATTCTTGACGCCCTGCTGAGCCTGAGCGGGATTGATTTTCCGTATTTTTTCATCCTTTACTACCTGATGGCCGCCTCCTACCTATGGCTGGGTATGAAGGCCGTCAGCGATGAGGACATGACCGCCGCCGGGTTAAAAGTCTAA
- a CDS encoding class I SAM-dependent methyltransferase, whose protein sequence is MKAAKYYANNRELWDNWAEINYQTREYDVEGFLKGRRALYPIELKALGNVKGKSLLHLQCHFGLDTLSWARLGARATGVDFSPKAIVLAKDLNARLGLDVEFIHSDVYELPQKLHKKFDIVFTSYGVLCWLSDLDKWGRAISGFLKKGGTFFISEFHPFMILFDEDYKKVSYPYFKGKQPIMEICKGSYADRRSSFIHKSYEWPYPLSDVINALVSNGLRIERMEEYPFTVWNYYRDMKKGRDGYWRLKDQKNTIPLMFSIKAVKE, encoded by the coding sequence ATGAAAGCTGCGAAATATTATGCCAACAACCGGGAGCTGTGGGACAACTGGGCCGAGATCAACTACCAGACCCGGGAATACGACGTGGAGGGATTCTTGAAAGGGCGGAGGGCACTGTATCCCATCGAACTGAAGGCTCTGGGCAATGTGAAGGGCAAAAGCCTGTTGCACCTGCAGTGCCACTTCGGGCTGGACACCCTGTCCTGGGCCCGGCTGGGAGCCAGGGCCACCGGGGTGGATTTCTCGCCCAAGGCCATCGTCCTGGCCAAAGACCTGAACGCCCGCCTGGGCCTGGATGTCGAATTCATCCATTCCGACGTCTATGAGCTGCCCCAGAAACTCCATAAAAAATTCGACATCGTCTTCACCTCCTACGGGGTGCTGTGCTGGCTGTCGGACCTGGACAAATGGGGCCGGGCCATTTCGGGCTTTCTGAAAAAGGGCGGGACCTTCTTCATATCCGAGTTCCATCCCTTCATGATATTGTTCGACGAAGATTACAAGAAGGTCTCCTATCCCTATTTCAAAGGCAAGCAGCCCATCATGGAGATCTGCAAAGGCAGCTACGCCGACCGGAGATCAAGTTTCATCCACAAGTCCTACGAGTGGCCCTACCCCTTGAGCGATGTCATCAACGCCCTGGTCAGCAACGGCCTGCGGATAGAGCGGATGGAGGAGTACCCTTTTACCGTCTGGAATTATTACCGGGACATGAAGAAGGGAAGGGACGGGTACTGGCGGCTGAAGGACCAAAAGAACACCATCCCGTTGATGTTCTCCATCAAGGCGGTCAAGGAGTGA
- a CDS encoding tetratricopeptide repeat protein, which produces MNKIYQHRIFPYLLISLLIIAIYGQTIFFDFSSHDDVELLVEKAHFLKDPANILKAFATDVVWGNKGIYYRPALTLSFMADTLIGGTRPFIFHLGNILIHLLACCLLYLFLKTIKTEKTAALVAALLFAIHPVLIQAVAWIPGRNDSLLTVFVLLASLCFLNYRRGGRILWALLHIISFFLALLTKETAILLPALLVLYSLLHREKGKKLFDKKAFLSLIGWITAAAAYLLLRTSALSGEPGLTDARLNTFRESLIGFISYIGKIFLPVNLSGDPIPADLPVAYGIAGLFVLLAVIFYLKIKDKKLFLFGIFWFLLFLAPTFLGNTTYANFAEHRLYLPLIGFAIMLLQLDPGKLRPMPVPVVRIVMVLIFIFFAGINISYSRSFRSGLAHWKKTAEVSPHSYVAHTILGRSYANLGKADLAEKEFITAFGLNPKHYTAYNDLCLLYLNKGEYRKAEQLALDLLNREPGNAGMHNTLGLVYLNAGRPDLAESEFLKAVELGPDQAEAADNLGYLYLTKGDWAKAQRYLLQAHQISPVDSKNLYHLSFLFYSLGDQARALEYYRAAVKSGLKEDHRVLEMLQAR; this is translated from the coding sequence ATGAATAAAATATATCAACATCGCATTTTTCCATATCTGCTGATATCACTGCTGATCATAGCCATCTACGGCCAGACGATTTTCTTCGATTTCAGCAGTCATGATGATGTGGAGCTGCTGGTGGAGAAGGCCCATTTTCTGAAGGATCCGGCCAATATCTTGAAGGCCTTCGCCACCGATGTGGTCTGGGGGAACAAGGGTATCTACTACCGGCCGGCGCTGACCCTGTCCTTTATGGCCGATACTTTGATCGGCGGCACCCGGCCGTTCATATTTCATCTGGGAAATATCCTGATCCACCTGCTGGCCTGCTGCCTGCTTTATCTGTTCCTCAAAACCATCAAAACAGAGAAAACTGCGGCCCTGGTAGCGGCGCTGTTGTTTGCCATCCATCCGGTGCTGATCCAGGCGGTGGCCTGGATCCCGGGCCGCAATGATTCGCTATTGACAGTATTTGTCCTGCTGGCATCCCTCTGCTTTTTGAATTACCGGCGGGGTGGGCGCATTCTCTGGGCCCTGCTGCATATCATTTCATTCTTCTTGGCCCTGCTGACCAAGGAGACAGCCATTTTGCTGCCGGCATTGCTTGTCTTATATTCATTGCTGCACAGGGAGAAAGGCAAGAAGCTATTCGATAAAAAGGCCTTTCTTTCATTGATCGGCTGGATAACGGCGGCGGCGGCCTACCTGCTGTTAAGGACATCGGCCTTGAGCGGGGAGCCCGGCCTGACCGATGCCAGGTTGAACACCTTTCGGGAAAGCCTGATCGGATTTATCAGCTATATCGGCAAAATATTCCTGCCCGTAAACCTATCAGGCGATCCCATTCCGGCCGACCTGCCGGTGGCTTATGGAATAGCCGGGCTGTTCGTGTTATTGGCAGTGATATTCTATCTTAAGATAAAAGATAAAAAGCTGTTTCTGTTTGGAATATTTTGGTTTCTGCTGTTTCTGGCTCCAACGTTTTTAGGCAACACCACCTACGCCAACTTCGCCGAGCACCGGCTGTACCTGCCGCTGATAGGTTTCGCCATCATGCTGCTGCAACTGGATCCCGGCAAGCTGAGACCGATGCCGGTCCCGGTAGTCCGGATCGTCATGGTTTTGATCTTCATCTTTTTTGCCGGGATCAATATTTCCTACAGCCGCAGTTTCCGAAGCGGCCTGGCCCACTGGAAGAAGACCGCCGAGGTCTCGCCCCATTCCTACGTGGCCCATACCATCCTGGGGCGCAGTTACGCCAATCTGGGGAAAGCGGATCTGGCCGAGAAGGAATTCATCACCGCCTTCGGACTCAATCCCAAACATTATACCGCCTACAACGATCTCTGCCTGCTGTATCTCAATAAAGGGGAATACCGGAAGGCCGAGCAGCTGGCCCTGGATCTTTTGAACCGGGAGCCCGGCAACGCCGGGATGCACAACACCCTGGGGTTGGTCTATCTCAACGCCGGAAGGCCCGATCTGGCCGAGTCCGAATTTCTTAAAGCCGTCGAACTGGGGCCGGACCAAGCCGAGGCGGCGGATAATCTGGGATATCTCTACCTGACGAAAGGCGACTGGGCCAAAGCCCAGAGATACCTGCTCCAGGCCCACCAAATCTCACCGGTTGACAGCAAGAACCTGTATCATCTGTCCTTTCTGTTCTATTCGCTGGGCGACCAGGCCCGGGCTTTGGAGTATTATCGTGCTGCGGTAAAGAGCGGACTGAAGGAGGACCACCGGGTGCTGGAGATGCTGCAAGCAAGATGA
- a CDS encoding tetratricopeptide repeat protein, with the protein MDRLKKIFLTGPAPYLWLALAILALYAKTLDFGFTSLDDVHLIQENRENIGSFSNALKAFKTDVYWDSPGTYYRPLLSLSFMLDHALGGENPFIYHLSNVLLHIAACWLLFICLNALNYRPGLSFIFAGLFAVHPALSQAVGWIPGRNDILLAIFILSAFIALIKYYARRNRRWLALHLAAWLAGLFTKEAAVFAPLLFLLYLVLKGRFKGSWKALAPGWAAIMIAWLLSRATALGMERAYSSRQYAGAAEVLAGLLSYIGKIFLPFNLSVLPLSGDINIFYGIAGLLLLTGIAWFRGINDKNIFLFGAAWLVLFLLPTFIPVSTTINFLEHRLYLPMLGVIIILTESNIIRNASAKWMATAGAAVFLAFSLLAFNHLAVFSDGNRFWTNAVKTSPRSALAHQMLGRMHFKSGRMEEARREYVRSLDIEKGVSAHNDLALLYLETGELRSAEMEFKEVLEIDPTFANVHNNLALAYFNRGLFSEARNELLKAIELEPQRADPLVNLGILYLQLGVPDSAEIFLRHALAIEGNNVSAHHHLGIVLTKSKKHDEALIHLAKALEISPHDPMINLHLAQLYLITGRKDQSRSQYQKALNLGCPRNRFLENNLKLQL; encoded by the coding sequence TTGGACCGGCTGAAAAAAATATTCCTGACGGGGCCGGCCCCGTATCTGTGGCTGGCCCTGGCGATATTGGCCCTGTATGCCAAAACGCTGGATTTCGGGTTCACCTCGCTGGACGACGTTCACCTCATCCAGGAGAACCGGGAGAATATCGGCAGTTTTTCCAATGCCCTCAAGGCTTTCAAGACCGATGTTTACTGGGACAGCCCCGGGACCTACTATCGCCCGCTTTTAAGCCTGTCCTTCATGCTGGACCATGCCCTGGGCGGAGAGAATCCCTTCATCTATCACCTAAGCAATGTTCTGCTGCATATTGCGGCCTGCTGGCTGTTGTTCATCTGCCTGAATGCCCTTAATTATCGCCCGGGACTGTCTTTCATCTTTGCCGGGTTATTTGCGGTGCATCCGGCCCTCTCCCAAGCCGTGGGCTGGATACCGGGCCGGAACGACATCCTGCTGGCGATCTTCATCCTGTCGGCATTTATCGCCCTGATAAAATATTATGCCCGGCGAAACAGACGGTGGCTGGCATTGCACTTGGCGGCTTGGCTGGCGGGCCTGTTCACCAAGGAGGCGGCGGTCTTCGCTCCGTTGCTGTTTCTGCTGTATCTGGTTTTAAAAGGTAGATTCAAAGGATCCTGGAAAGCATTGGCGCCCGGCTGGGCGGCCATCATGATCGCGTGGCTTTTATCGCGGGCAACGGCCCTGGGGATGGAAAGGGCCTATTCCTCCCGTCAATATGCAGGGGCGGCGGAGGTCCTGGCCGGCCTGCTTTCATATATCGGTAAGATATTCCTGCCGTTCAACCTATCGGTGCTCCCGTTGTCGGGAGATATCAATATATTTTACGGGATCGCTGGCTTACTGTTGCTGACCGGTATCGCCTGGTTCAGGGGCATCAACGACAAAAATATATTCCTGTTCGGGGCGGCCTGGTTGGTTCTTTTCTTGCTTCCCACCTTCATTCCGGTCTCCACCACCATCAATTTCCTGGAACACCGGCTGTATCTGCCGATGTTGGGTGTCATTATAATTCTGACGGAAAGCAATATCATCAGGAATGCCTCAGCTAAATGGATGGCCACCGCCGGGGCGGCAGTCTTTCTTGCTTTCAGCCTTCTGGCTTTCAACCATCTTGCAGTCTTTTCCGACGGCAACCGTTTCTGGACCAATGCCGTCAAAACCTCTCCCCGCTCTGCTCTGGCCCATCAGATGCTGGGGCGGATGCATTTCAAATCCGGCCGCATGGAGGAAGCCCGCCGGGAATATGTCAGATCATTGGATATTGAAAAGGGTGTTTCGGCCCACAATGACCTGGCCCTGTTGTATCTGGAAACCGGTGAGCTTCGGTCAGCCGAGATGGAATTCAAAGAAGTGCTGGAGATAGATCCCACCTTTGCCAATGTTCACAATAACCTGGCGCTGGCATATTTCAACCGCGGATTATTCTCCGAAGCCCGAAACGAACTTCTCAAAGCCATCGAACTGGAGCCCCAGAGGGCTGATCCGCTGGTCAATCTGGGCATATTGTATCTGCAGTTGGGAGTGCCGGATTCGGCGGAGATCTTCCTTCGACATGCTCTGGCCATAGAGGGCAACAATGTCTCTGCTCACCATCACCTGGGAATAGTGCTTACCAAATCTAAAAAACATGATGAAGCTTTGATCCACCTGGCCAAAGCGCTGGAAATTTCACCACATGACCCGATGATAAACCTGCATCTGGCCCAGCTGTACCTGATCACCGGCAGGAAAGATCAGAGCCGGAGTCAGTATCAAAAAGCGCTGAATCTGGGCTGTCCCCGGAACCGGTTTTTGGAAAATAACCTGAAGCTGCAACTATAA
- the manB gene encoding phosphomannomutase/phosphoglucomutase (converts mannose-6-phosphate to mannose-1-phosphate; the resulting product is then converted to GDP-mannose by ManC which is then used in the synthesis of mannose-containing glycoconjugates that are important for mediating entry into host cells), translated as MAVNPKIFKAYDIRGIFPTEWDENQAREIGRALVDHLGCQEVAVGRDMRTSSDAVFAALSEGITMQGASVVDLGKVSTDGLYFAVGKYGYQAGVMITASHNPKEYNGLKICQKDAIPLSGDQGLNQMRDLINQGKLKDNAAKGSITARDISKAYISHCLTFIDPAKIKPYRIAVDAGNGMAGQTVPPLFAKLPGELVPLFFELDGSFPNHPASPIEPENISALQGKVVAEKCDFGAAFDGDADRMFLIDEKGRALGGSDIAGLVAKMLLKKKPGSTVLYNAICSRCVPETVARAGGKSIRSRVGHALIKPLMRQENAIFGGEHSGHFYFRDFWFADSGLIAFLVCWQLISEEGKPLSELVAEIDPYHRISETNSQVEDIPAKLAELESIYQNKGAELDHLDGLTVSYKDWWANIRPSNTEPLLRLNVEANSRALLEDKTAELLNIIRS; from the coding sequence ATGGCGGTCAACCCGAAAATTTTTAAAGCCTACGATATCCGCGGTATTTTTCCCACCGAATGGGATGAAAACCAGGCCCGGGAGATAGGCCGGGCGCTGGTGGACCATCTGGGCTGTCAGGAAGTGGCGGTGGGGCGCGACATGCGCACTTCGTCCGACGCGGTCTTTGCGGCCCTGTCCGAAGGCATCACCATGCAAGGAGCCTCGGTGGTGGACCTGGGGAAAGTCTCCACCGACGGGCTGTATTTTGCCGTGGGCAAATACGGCTACCAGGCCGGGGTGATGATCACCGCCAGCCACAATCCCAAGGAATATAACGGCCTGAAGATCTGCCAGAAGGACGCCATCCCGCTTTCCGGCGACCAGGGCTTGAACCAGATGCGTGACCTGATCAACCAGGGGAAACTCAAAGATAACGCCGCCAAAGGCTCCATCACCGCCAGGGATATAAGCAAGGCCTACATCAGCCACTGCCTGACCTTCATCGATCCCGCCAAGATCAAGCCCTACAGGATCGCGGTGGATGCCGGCAACGGAATGGCCGGGCAGACCGTGCCCCCGCTGTTCGCCAAACTTCCGGGCGAGCTGGTCCCGTTGTTCTTCGAGCTGGACGGCAGTTTCCCCAACCATCCGGCCAGCCCCATCGAACCGGAGAACATCTCGGCCCTGCAGGGCAAGGTAGTGGCCGAGAAGTGCGACTTCGGCGCGGCCTTCGACGGCGACGCCGACCGGATGTTCCTGATCGACGAGAAGGGGCGGGCCCTGGGCGGATCGGACATCGCCGGATTGGTGGCCAAGATGCTGCTCAAGAAGAAGCCCGGGTCCACCGTGCTGTACAATGCCATCTGCTCCCGCTGCGTGCCGGAGACGGTGGCCAGGGCCGGTGGAAAATCCATCCGCAGCCGGGTGGGCCACGCCCTGATCAAGCCTCTGATGCGCCAGGAGAATGCCATCTTCGGCGGCGAGCATTCCGGACATTTTTACTTCCGCGATTTCTGGTTCGCCGACTCCGGGTTGATAGCCTTTCTGGTGTGCTGGCAGCTGATATCCGAGGAGGGCAAGCCGCTGTCGGAGCTGGTGGCCGAGATCGACCCTTATCACCGCATCAGCGAGACCAACAGCCAGGTGGAGGACATCCCGGCCAAGCTGGCCGAGCTGGAGAGCATCTACCAGAACAAGGGGGCCGAGCTGGACCACCTGGACGGGCTGACAGTGTCCTACAAGGATTGGTGGGCCAACATCCGGCCTTCCAACACCGAGCCGCTGCTGAGGCTGAACGTGGAGGCCAACTCCAGGGCCCTGCTGGAGGACAAGACCGCCGAACTGCTTAATATAATTCGCTCCTAA